The following are from one region of the Candidatus Eisenbacteria bacterium genome:
- a CDS encoding glycerol-3-phosphate dehydrogenase/oxidase: protein MASPNPLVAPVTSAQRPWSSDMRIPPGVLRSARERRGYHRSGWRGAGRCPRLPRRAVRRPAPGRVVAIFDVLVVGGGIHGAAVARDASLRGLSVLVLEAGDLASATSSRTSKLIHGGIRYLETAQFGLVREALRERAVLLETAPAFVRPLPFMIPHYRGEGRPAAWVALGLALYAALAGRQPLAGGHSLTEHRRLGASETLSMEPGLRRDGLVGSSLFWDAQMDDALLCVAIAVDAGRAGAEVKTHTALTSLRREGGIWKARHKDTIDATEGESAAGVVVNAAGPWADEIRAMAVGARQSTVRRTRGTHIVLPGIAGERALLLTARRDGRVFFVLPWGRYSLIGTTDADDESPPEKVAPPREDIRYLIEEAGLAFPAAAAGRPVRAFAGLRPLARSRAGNPWSNPRGYRLILEEGMISVVGGKYTTHRSLAERVVDRVVEMSGRPAGECRTAKTPIGTDRAGRINALRERHPGTLKLGEGLVLDEAEVVDAVIAEKARRLEDVLLRRTRLWLDARALRRAAAPVAAWMAQRLGWGAARSEEEIGRLTRSLDDEERRIEEGTR from the coding sequence ATGGCCTCGCCGAATCCGCTCGTCGCTCCCGTCACCAGCGCCCAGCGGCCCTGGAGCTCAGACATGAGAATTCCTCCCGGCGTCCTTCGAAGTGCGCGCGAGCGGCGAGGATACCATCGAAGCGGCTGGCGGGGCGCCGGAAGGTGCCCTAGACTCCCGCGGCGCGCCGTGCGGCGTCCCGCTCCAGGGAGGGTGGTCGCGATCTTCGACGTTCTCGTGGTGGGTGGTGGGATTCATGGCGCGGCCGTGGCTCGCGACGCCTCGCTCCGCGGCCTCTCCGTGCTCGTGCTCGAAGCCGGCGATCTCGCATCCGCCACGAGCAGCCGCACGTCGAAGCTGATCCACGGCGGAATCCGCTATCTCGAGACCGCCCAGTTCGGATTGGTGCGCGAGGCGCTCCGCGAGCGGGCCGTCCTCCTCGAGACCGCGCCGGCGTTCGTCCGGCCGCTCCCCTTCATGATCCCGCACTACCGTGGCGAGGGTCGTCCCGCCGCGTGGGTCGCCCTCGGGCTCGCGCTCTACGCCGCGCTGGCCGGGCGGCAGCCGCTGGCCGGCGGGCACTCCCTGACGGAGCACCGCCGCCTCGGCGCGTCGGAGACGCTCTCGATGGAGCCGGGGCTCCGGCGGGACGGCCTCGTCGGGAGCTCCCTTTTCTGGGATGCGCAGATGGACGACGCGCTCCTCTGCGTCGCGATCGCGGTGGATGCGGGGCGGGCCGGCGCGGAGGTGAAGACGCATACCGCGCTCACCTCGCTCCGGCGCGAGGGCGGGATCTGGAAGGCACGTCACAAGGACACGATCGACGCCACGGAGGGTGAGTCCGCCGCCGGGGTCGTCGTGAACGCGGCGGGGCCGTGGGCGGACGAGATCCGAGCGATGGCGGTCGGCGCCCGGCAGTCCACCGTCCGGCGCACGCGGGGGACGCACATCGTGCTCCCGGGGATCGCCGGGGAACGGGCGCTGCTCCTGACCGCCCGCCGGGACGGCCGGGTATTCTTCGTGCTCCCGTGGGGGCGGTATTCCCTGATCGGGACGACCGACGCGGACGATGAGAGCCCGCCCGAGAAGGTCGCGCCGCCCAGGGAGGACATTCGGTACTTGATCGAGGAGGCGGGCCTGGCGTTTCCCGCGGCCGCCGCCGGCCGCCCCGTCCGCGCGTTCGCCGGGCTCCGTCCGCTCGCGAGGAGCCGGGCCGGGAACCCGTGGTCCAATCCACGCGGATACCGGTTGATTCTCGAGGAAGGGATGATCTCGGTCGTCGGCGGGAAGTACACGACGCATCGGAGTCTCGCGGAGCGCGTCGTCGATCGCGTCGTGGAGATGTCGGGGAGGCCCGCGGGCGAATGTCGCACCGCGAAGACGCCCATCGGAACGGATCGCGCGGGCCGCATCAACGCGCTCCGCGAGCGGCATCCCGGGACGTTGAAGCTCGGCGAGGGTCTCGTGCTCGACGAGGCCGAGGTCGTCGACGCCGTGATCGCGGAGAAGGCGCGACGGCTCGAGGACGTGCTCCTCCGTCGCACCCGGCTATGGCTCGACGCGCGGGCGCTCCGACGCGCCGCTGCCCCGGTGGCCGCGTGGATGGCGCAGCGCTTGGGATGGGGCGCGGCGCGGTCTGAAGAAGAGATCGGGCGGCTCACGCGCTCGCTGGACGATGAAGAGCGGAGGATCGAGGAGGGAACGCGATGA
- a CDS encoding SDR family NAD(P)-dependent oxidoreductase, whose protein sequence is MSELQGRWALVTGATSGFGEAIARRLAAAGCHVAITGRRTDRLERVAKEIRSSHRVEVATLAFDVRDRKAVSHALAEAKTLLSKLDILVNNAGLALALDPIQSGNPDDWDQMIDTNVKGLLYVTRAALPGMLERGRGHVVNIGSVAGHQVYAGGAVYSATKFAVRAISDALRYDVLGTGIRITNVEPGLAETEFSIVRFKGDQARASTVYEGVQPLRGEDVADAVHWAVTRPQHVNVQSILLMPTDQAAVPALHRRKAGT, encoded by the coding sequence ATGTCTGAGCTCCAGGGCCGCTGGGCGCTGGTGACGGGAGCGACGAGCGGATTCGGCGAGGCCATTGCCCGCCGCTTGGCCGCCGCCGGGTGCCACGTGGCGATCACCGGACGCCGCACGGACCGGCTCGAGCGCGTCGCGAAGGAGATCCGATCGAGCCATCGGGTGGAGGTCGCGACGCTCGCCTTCGATGTGCGCGACCGGAAGGCGGTGTCGCACGCGCTGGCGGAAGCGAAGACGCTCCTCTCGAAGCTCGACATCCTGGTCAACAACGCCGGCCTCGCCCTCGCGCTCGATCCCATTCAGTCGGGAAACCCGGACGACTGGGACCAGATGATCGACACCAACGTGAAGGGCCTCCTCTACGTCACGCGCGCGGCTCTCCCCGGCATGCTCGAGCGGGGACGAGGACACGTCGTGAACATCGGCTCCGTCGCGGGACACCAGGTCTACGCCGGCGGCGCGGTCTACTCCGCCACGAAATTCGCCGTCCGGGCCATCTCGGACGCCCTCCGATACGACGTGCTGGGCACCGGAATCCGGATCACCAACGTGGAGCCGGGGCTGGCGGAAACCGAATTCAGCATCGTGCGGTTCAAGGGAGATCAGGCGCGCGCCTCGACGGTCTACGAAGGAGTCCAACCGCTTCGAGGCGAGGACGTGGCCGACGCGGTGCACTGGGCGGTGACGCGGCCGCAGCACGTCAACGTGCAATCGATCTTGCTGATGCCCACCGATCAGGCAGCGGTCCCCGCGCTCCACCGGAGGAAGGCAGGAACGTGA
- a CDS encoding alpha/beta hydrolase, translating to MNRSPLRPWRALGAALLALLLGPFLPSTALPGPPPLAVAERGSGKPTLVLIHSLGQDRTVWNRLASRLEGRYKLLLVDLPGHGQSASIPNVSVASVTEALDRTLRERKVKQALLVGHSYGGLVALEEAAKHPDRAVGVVTIETETYAEAEVASERVANLEQIMTQRYPLFLRGVFEPMTRDSSQIDSVIAKAGMVPRDVLVEYFRDAWRADLRPSIRTLKAPIMVVSIDTTWPPQESWTSARKRFGYETAGPAIGHRIWGSAHLVQLDQPDSLAAAISDFAETLKK from the coding sequence ATGAATCGATCCCCGCTCCGACCTTGGAGAGCCTTGGGCGCGGCGCTGCTGGCCCTCCTCCTCGGGCCCTTCTTGCCCTCCACCGCGCTCCCCGGTCCGCCGCCGCTCGCCGTCGCCGAGCGCGGGAGCGGAAAGCCGACGCTCGTCCTCATCCACAGCCTCGGCCAGGACCGGACCGTATGGAACCGCCTCGCCTCGAGACTCGAAGGGCGCTACAAGCTCCTGCTCGTCGACCTGCCGGGACATGGCCAGAGCGCCTCGATCCCAAACGTGTCGGTGGCCTCGGTGACGGAGGCGCTCGACCGGACGCTCCGGGAGCGAAAGGTGAAGCAGGCGCTCTTGGTGGGTCACTCCTATGGCGGGCTCGTGGCGCTGGAGGAGGCGGCCAAGCATCCCGACCGGGCGGTCGGGGTCGTCACGATCGAGACGGAGACCTACGCCGAGGCCGAGGTCGCCTCGGAGCGCGTCGCGAATCTCGAGCAGATCATGACGCAGCGCTATCCGCTCTTTCTCCGCGGCGTCTTCGAGCCCATGACACGCGACTCGAGCCAGATCGACTCGGTCATCGCGAAGGCCGGCATGGTGCCTCGCGATGTCCTCGTGGAATATTTCCGCGATGCCTGGCGGGCCGACCTAAGACCCAGCATCCGGACCCTCAAGGCTCCCATCATGGTCGTGTCGATCGACACCACGTGGCCGCCACAGGAATCTTGGACCAGCGCGAGGAAGCGGTTTGGCTACGAGACCGCCGGCCCCGCCATCGGGCACCGGATCTGGGGCTCGGCCCACCTCGTTCAGCTTGACCAGCCCGACTCGCTGGCCGCCGCGATCTCCGACTTCGCCGAGACCCTCAAGAAGTAG
- a CDS encoding ATP-grasp domain-containing protein, with protein sequence MTVAAPLKIGILYDAWHEAQEEERVAPPEGAGKGPRRKRLKSDREEIFDALAKRGHQPEYYCLDGRVRSLKGLAGVDFDLIFNLTESYAGDDTKDINIAAYLDLLGLPYTGSGPSGLHLAQDKSVAKRLFQFHGIRTPHFATVYRGRLQWSDDLRFPVIVKPKREDGSIGIEFNAVVGSIKEMMERIDALHADLDTPVLIEEYIEGRELYVSVLGNDPPEALPAIELDLSDLPAGTPRIAGTEVKWERGTEAYQRTKLRVPKDLSEETRKRIEETAMSAFRALEIRDYGRVDLRLTEDGTIYTLEVNPNPWLHSTAEFATAARESGRDLGGLIEEIVDLAITRYRGKTLSVHSS encoded by the coding sequence ATGACCGTCGCGGCCCCGCTCAAGATCGGCATCCTCTACGACGCCTGGCACGAGGCCCAGGAAGAGGAGCGCGTCGCGCCCCCCGAGGGCGCCGGAAAAGGGCCCCGCCGGAAGCGCTTGAAGTCCGATCGCGAGGAGATTTTCGACGCGCTCGCGAAACGGGGACACCAACCCGAGTACTACTGCCTCGACGGACGGGTCCGCTCGCTCAAGGGCCTGGCCGGCGTCGATTTCGATCTCATCTTCAACCTCACCGAATCGTATGCCGGCGACGATACCAAGGACATCAACATCGCGGCCTACCTCGATCTGCTGGGCCTTCCCTACACGGGCTCCGGACCGTCGGGCCTTCACCTGGCGCAGGACAAATCGGTCGCGAAGCGGCTCTTCCAATTCCACGGAATCCGCACGCCCCACTTCGCGACCGTCTACCGGGGCCGGCTCCAGTGGTCCGACGACCTTCGCTTTCCGGTCATCGTGAAGCCAAAGCGCGAGGACGGATCGATCGGCATCGAGTTCAACGCCGTGGTCGGCTCCATCAAGGAGATGATGGAGCGGATCGACGCCCTCCACGCCGATCTCGACACGCCGGTCCTGATCGAGGAGTACATCGAGGGGCGGGAGCTCTACGTCTCCGTGCTGGGCAACGACCCGCCTGAAGCGCTCCCGGCGATCGAGCTCGACCTTTCGGATTTGCCCGCGGGAACACCCCGCATCGCGGGAACCGAGGTGAAGTGGGAGCGCGGCACGGAGGCCTACCAGCGGACGAAGCTCCGCGTCCCGAAAGACCTGTCCGAGGAGACGCGAAAACGGATTGAGGAAACCGCCATGTCGGCGTTCCGCGCGCTCGAAATCCGGGACTACGGGCGCGTCGACCTCAGGCTCACGGAGGACGGTACGATCTACACCCTCGAGGTGAACCCGAACCCCTGGCTCCACTCGACGGCCGAGTTCGCGACCGCGGCGCGCGAGTCGGGGCGGGATCTCGGTGGGCTCATCGAGGAGATCGTCGACCTCGCGATCACCCGCTACCGCGGAAAAACGCTTTCAGTACATTCCTCGTAA
- a CDS encoding insulinase family protein, translating into MDSQSSFRRIRGHGRAPLAVGLVLAAAMVTASAAPAHSAGVKPPAVKLEVEKYTLPNGLEVILREDHRLPLVAVNTWYHVGPANETAGRTGFAHLFEHMMFQSSGHVGEDQIWKYLEGAGASFINGTTDFDRTNYLEDLPSNQLELALWLESDRMGFLLDKIDAASLANQQDVVRNERRQSGENTPYGIVEEEMWHMIFPKDHPYYPYVIGSHEDIQAAKLEDVKEFFRRYYCPNNASLVIVGDIDKVKTKALVEKYYGSIPRGADVPPITATTPPITQERRATVTDKITLPRVYMSWLTSPIFKPGDADAGVAAQILGGGKASRLYKSLVYEKQICQDVSVVQQSYSLGSVFQLTATVKPGKTPDEVEKAIDEELARFAADGPTAEEVAATQNSIYSETVTSLENFGGFSGVADRLNQYNHHLKDPNYLNKDLARFAAVSPASVKKFASDQLKKNARVVVYAVPGDKKLPPDPAAPPKPEKATTQVESKEPWRNTVPSPGPEVKAQLPSAKRMELPNGLALYVVEAHELPIVAANLVFRSGSAADPTDLPGLAGFTASMLDEGTTKRDALQIANEIYALGASLSTGTQTDGSNASVRSLKQNASASLAILSDVVENPAFAEKELERVRNDRLTALMQQRDQPWPTALRVMNACLFGPTHPYGHTALGTEESLKKMSRADLATLYKSTFSPKNAALILVGDVTLAEAKKLATDAFGSWKGEATAALTPAAGTTVTSRVVIVDKPGNNQTMLLAGQMGVKRSDPDYEKLDVMNTVLGGLFSSRINMNLREDKGYSYGAFSFIGQNRAVGPLMAGAAVRGDVTGPSIEEILKEVAKIKDGGVTPDELKLAKESIVRSLPANFETTSSTAGTMSGIYLYDLPLDYYQTLPARMDAIQVSDVADVAKRHLVPDRMVVVAVGDRAKIEPQISKLNLGSIAYRDADGKEVASAPSGSGSPSTSN; encoded by the coding sequence ATGGACTCGCAGTCTAGCTTTCGTCGTATCCGAGGCCACGGCCGGGCCCCGCTCGCCGTCGGTCTCGTCTTGGCCGCCGCCATGGTAACCGCATCCGCGGCGCCCGCCCATTCCGCCGGCGTCAAGCCGCCGGCGGTCAAGCTCGAGGTCGAGAAATATACGCTCCCGAACGGTCTCGAGGTGATCCTCCGCGAAGATCACCGCCTCCCGCTGGTCGCGGTGAACACCTGGTACCACGTCGGCCCGGCGAATGAAACCGCCGGCCGCACCGGCTTCGCCCACCTCTTCGAGCACATGATGTTCCAGTCTTCCGGCCACGTCGGCGAGGACCAGATCTGGAAGTACCTCGAAGGGGCCGGCGCGTCCTTCATCAACGGCACGACCGACTTCGACCGCACGAACTACCTGGAGGACCTGCCGTCGAATCAGCTGGAGCTCGCGCTCTGGCTCGAGAGCGACCGCATGGGCTTCCTCCTCGACAAGATCGACGCGGCGTCCCTCGCGAACCAGCAGGACGTGGTCCGAAACGAGCGCCGCCAGAGTGGCGAGAACACGCCCTATGGAATCGTCGAAGAAGAAATGTGGCACATGATCTTCCCCAAGGATCACCCGTATTACCCGTACGTGATCGGGTCGCACGAGGATATCCAGGCGGCGAAGCTCGAGGACGTGAAGGAGTTCTTCCGCCGGTACTACTGCCCCAACAACGCGAGCCTCGTCATCGTCGGCGACATCGACAAGGTGAAGACGAAGGCGCTCGTCGAGAAGTACTACGGCTCGATCCCGCGCGGCGCGGACGTGCCGCCGATCACCGCGACGACGCCCCCGATCACCCAGGAGCGGCGCGCGACCGTGACCGACAAGATCACGCTCCCCCGCGTCTACATGTCCTGGCTGACCTCTCCGATCTTCAAGCCCGGGGACGCCGACGCAGGCGTCGCGGCCCAGATCCTGGGCGGCGGCAAGGCGAGCCGGCTCTATAAGTCCCTCGTCTACGAGAAGCAGATCTGCCAGGACGTCTCCGTCGTGCAGCAGTCGTACTCCCTCGGCTCGGTCTTCCAGCTCACGGCGACCGTGAAGCCGGGCAAGACCCCGGATGAGGTCGAGAAGGCGATCGACGAGGAGCTCGCGCGCTTCGCGGCGGACGGCCCGACGGCGGAGGAGGTCGCCGCGACCCAGAACTCGATCTACTCGGAGACGGTGACCAGCCTCGAGAACTTCGGCGGATTCTCCGGGGTCGCGGACCGCCTGAACCAGTACAACCATCACCTGAAGGATCCGAACTACCTGAACAAGGACCTCGCGCGATTCGCGGCGGTCAGCCCGGCCTCGGTGAAGAAGTTCGCGAGCGATCAGCTCAAGAAGAATGCGCGCGTGGTGGTCTACGCCGTGCCGGGCGACAAGAAGCTTCCGCCCGACCCCGCTGCCCCGCCGAAGCCCGAAAAGGCGACGACCCAGGTCGAGTCGAAGGAGCCGTGGCGGAACACGGTGCCCAGCCCCGGCCCCGAGGTGAAGGCTCAGCTCCCGTCGGCGAAGCGCATGGAGCTTCCGAACGGCTTGGCGCTCTACGTCGTCGAGGCGCACGAGCTGCCGATCGTCGCGGCGAATCTTGTGTTCCGGTCGGGCAGCGCCGCGGATCCGACCGACCTCCCCGGGCTCGCCGGCTTCACGGCATCCATGCTCGACGAAGGCACGACGAAGCGTGACGCGCTCCAGATCGCGAATGAGATCTACGCGCTGGGGGCTTCGCTGAGCACGGGAACCCAGACCGACGGAAGCAACGCCAGCGTGCGCTCGCTCAAGCAGAACGCGTCGGCGTCATTGGCCATCCTGTCGGACGTCGTCGAGAACCCGGCGTTCGCTGAGAAGGAATTGGAGCGGGTCCGGAACGATCGCCTGACCGCGCTCATGCAGCAGCGCGACCAGCCGTGGCCCACCGCGCTCCGCGTCATGAACGCCTGCCTCTTCGGCCCGACGCATCCGTACGGCCACACGGCGCTCGGCACCGAGGAATCGCTCAAGAAGATGTCGCGCGCGGATCTCGCGACCCTCTACAAGTCGACGTTCAGCCCGAAGAACGCGGCGTTGATCCTGGTTGGAGACGTCACGCTGGCCGAGGCGAAGAAGCTGGCCACCGACGCCTTCGGCTCGTGGAAGGGTGAAGCCACCGCCGCCTTGACTCCCGCGGCCGGGACCACGGTGACCTCCCGCGTGGTGATCGTGGACAAGCCGGGCAACAATCAGACGATGCTCCTCGCGGGACAGATGGGCGTGAAGCGCTCCGACCCGGACTACGAGAAGCTCGACGTCATGAACACGGTCCTGGGCGGGCTCTTCTCCAGCCGCATCAACATGAATCTCCGCGAAGACAAGGGCTACAGCTACGGCGCGTTCTCGTTCATCGGACAGAACCGGGCGGTCGGTCCGCTCATGGCGGGTGCCGCCGTGCGGGGCGACGTGACGGGGCCGTCGATCGAGGAGATCCTGAAGGAAGTCGCGAAGATCAAGGACGGCGGCGTGACACCTGACGAGCTGAAGCTCGCGAAGGAGTCGATCGTGCGCTCGCTCCCTGCGAACTTCGAGACCACGTCCTCCACGGCCGGCACGATGTCCGGCATCTACCTCTACGATCTGCCGCTCGACTACTACCAGACGCTGCCGGCGCGGATGGACGCGATTCAGGTGTCCGATGTGGCGGACGTCGCGAAGCGGCACTTGGTTCCGGATCGGATGGTGGTCGTGGCCGTCGGGGATCGGGCCAAGATCGAGCCTCAGATCTCCAAGTTGAACCTGGGCTCGATCGCCTACCGCGACGCGGACGGCAAGGAAGTCGCCTCGGCGCCCAGCGGCTCGGGGAGTCCTTCGACGTCAAACTAG
- a CDS encoding ferritin, translating to MLISDKMAAAINTQIGNEFGACLQYVSIAAHFGTENLPELSKHFHKQAMEEKDHALRFVNYVVDAGARVVIPAIPAPKSGFKTAEEAVQLSLDWEETVTKQISGLVDLAIKENDHITRNFLQWFVNEQLEEVSSMDQLLSIVRRAGENGLLFVEDYLARRGGISVPSAAADAT from the coding sequence ATGCTGATCAGCGACAAGATGGCGGCCGCCATCAATACGCAGATAGGAAACGAATTCGGGGCTTGCCTCCAGTACGTCTCGATCGCAGCCCACTTCGGCACCGAGAATCTGCCCGAACTCTCGAAGCACTTCCACAAGCAGGCGATGGAAGAGAAGGATCACGCGCTCCGGTTCGTGAATTACGTGGTCGACGCGGGTGCCCGCGTGGTGATCCCGGCCATCCCGGCGCCGAAGTCGGGATTCAAGACCGCCGAGGAGGCGGTTCAGCTGTCGCTGGATTGGGAGGAGACGGTCACGAAGCAGATCAGCGGCCTGGTCGATCTCGCGATCAAGGAGAACGACCACATCACGCGGAACTTCTTACAATGGTTCGTGAACGAGCAGCTCGAGGAGGTCTCGAGCATGGACCAGCTCCTGAGCATCGTGCGGCGTGCGGGCGAAAACGGGCTCCTCTTCGTGGAGGATTATCTGGCGCGTCGCGGAGGCATCTCGGTGCCTTCGGCTGCGGCGGACGCCACGTAG